The following are encoded together in the Tepidiforma bonchosmolovskayae genome:
- a CDS encoding DJ-1/PfpI family protein produces the protein MPHTIAFLLFDDAEELDFIGPWEMFTLAGELRPGDVRCYTASETGAVVTCAKGLRVLPDCTFDDAPAADVVIIPGGIGTRRERDNPAMLAAIERLRRGAAVTASVCTGALVLERAGLLDGRRAVTHRVGLPILARNPRVTLVEGARYVDEGDIVTAAGVSAGIDMALHLIRRLWGEELARAVRDAAEYYPEPWG, from the coding sequence GTGCCCCACACCATCGCTTTCCTGCTCTTCGACGACGCCGAAGAACTCGATTTCATCGGTCCATGGGAGATGTTCACGCTCGCCGGCGAACTGCGCCCCGGTGACGTCCGCTGTTACACCGCCAGCGAAACCGGCGCCGTCGTCACCTGCGCCAAAGGGCTCCGCGTCCTCCCGGATTGTACCTTCGACGACGCTCCGGCCGCAGATGTCGTCATCATCCCCGGCGGAATCGGCACCCGCCGCGAGCGGGACAACCCGGCCATGCTGGCAGCCATCGAACGGCTCCGCAGGGGCGCCGCCGTTACCGCCTCCGTTTGCACAGGAGCGCTCGTGCTCGAACGCGCCGGCCTCCTCGATGGCCGTCGTGCCGTCACGCACCGCGTCGGGCTTCCCATCCTCGCCAGGAACCCCCGGGTCACACTCGTCGAGGGCGCTCGCTACGTCGATGAAGGCGACATCGTCACCGCCGCCGGCGTCTCCGCCGGGATCGACATGGCCCTCCACCTCATCCGCCGCCTCTGGGGCGAAGAGCTCGCCCGCGCCGTCCGCGACGCCGCTGAGTACTACCCGGAGCCCTGGGGCTAA
- a CDS encoding carboxylesterase/lipase family protein, translated as MPGNAAQGATEMPIVETSFGRLEGVAREGHVAFLGVPYAAAPIGPLRWKAPIPPIAWPGTRPAVKPGPAARQTSHPIPGFAASGPQSEDCLYLNVFTPACDGGRRPVLFWIHGGGFTHGSGSEALYDGGPLARRGDVVVVTINYRLGAFGYLHPSTRLPGRGLANNCGQLDAIAALRWVHEHIAAFGGDPGNVTIFGESAGAASVGTLLAMPAARGLFHKAILQSGAGRAMDRDGAGAVVDRVVESAGLPSAERLLTVDADRLLEAQAKVAASRGFGTLLFAPMVDGETLPIQPFEAVRAGAAAGIPVLIGTNRDEVKLFTAMQQRAPLDDGGLERAVAGMFPGAGTEAVRAAIGAVRESRARRGLPAENLDILDALWSEGMFRANAQRLALAQRAHEPRTYVYLFTYASPARRGALGACHALEMPFVFGTLGAPGQDRFAGTGPEVERLSANMMDAWIAFARTGDPSHPGIGRWEPYEEETRPTMVFDLESRLERDPYAEERLAAAALLGAAVG; from the coding sequence ATGCCGGGCAACGCAGCGCAGGGAGCGACGGAGATGCCGATCGTGGAGACCAGTTTCGGGCGGCTGGAAGGCGTAGCCCGGGAAGGCCATGTTGCGTTCCTGGGTGTGCCGTACGCGGCGGCGCCGATCGGACCGCTGCGATGGAAGGCGCCGATACCGCCCATCGCGTGGCCGGGGACCCGCCCGGCGGTGAAGCCGGGGCCTGCGGCCCGCCAGACCTCGCACCCGATCCCGGGGTTCGCCGCGAGCGGCCCGCAGAGCGAGGACTGCCTGTACCTGAACGTGTTCACGCCGGCGTGCGACGGGGGGCGGCGCCCCGTGCTGTTCTGGATTCACGGCGGCGGGTTCACCCACGGCAGCGGTTCGGAGGCGCTGTACGACGGCGGGCCGCTGGCGCGGCGGGGCGACGTCGTGGTGGTGACGATCAACTACCGGCTGGGGGCGTTCGGCTACTTGCATCCTTCGACCCGGCTGCCCGGGCGCGGGCTGGCGAACAACTGCGGCCAGCTCGACGCCATCGCGGCGCTGCGGTGGGTGCACGAGCACATCGCCGCGTTCGGGGGCGACCCGGGGAACGTCACGATTTTCGGCGAATCGGCGGGGGCGGCATCGGTCGGCACGCTGCTGGCGATGCCGGCTGCGAGGGGGCTGTTCCACAAGGCGATTCTGCAGAGCGGGGCCGGGCGGGCGATGGACCGGGACGGCGCGGGAGCGGTGGTCGACCGGGTCGTCGAGTCGGCAGGGCTGCCGTCGGCGGAGCGGCTGCTCACGGTCGATGCCGACCGGCTGCTGGAGGCCCAGGCGAAGGTGGCGGCGAGCCGCGGGTTCGGCACGCTGCTGTTCGCGCCGATGGTCGACGGGGAGACGCTGCCGATCCAGCCGTTCGAGGCGGTGCGGGCGGGGGCCGCGGCAGGCATCCCGGTGCTGATTGGGACGAACCGGGATGAGGTGAAGCTGTTCACGGCGATGCAGCAGCGGGCGCCGCTGGACGATGGCGGGCTCGAGCGGGCCGTTGCGGGGATGTTCCCCGGGGCGGGTACGGAGGCTGTGCGTGCTGCCATCGGCGCGGTGCGGGAGAGCCGGGCGCGGCGGGGCCTCCCGGCGGAGAACCTGGACATTCTCGACGCGCTCTGGTCGGAGGGGATGTTCCGGGCGAACGCGCAGCGGCTCGCGCTGGCGCAGCGGGCGCATGAGCCCAGGACGTACGTGTACCTGTTCACGTACGCCTCGCCGGCGCGGCGGGGCGCGCTTGGGGCGTGCCACGCGCTGGAGATGCCGTTCGTGTTCGGGACGCTGGGCGCTCCGGGGCAGGACCGGTTCGCGGGCACGGGCCCGGAGGTGGAGCGGCTCTCCGCGAACATGATGGATGCGTGGATTGCGTTTGCGCGGACGGGCGACCCCTCGCACCCGGGGATCGGGCGGTGGGAGCCGTACGAGGAGGAGACGCGGCCGACGATGGTGTTCGACCTGGAGAGCCGGCTGGAGCGGGACCCGTATGCGGAGGAGCGGCTGGCGGCGGCGGCGCTGCTGGGGGCGGCGGTCGGTTAG
- a CDS encoding NAD(P)H-quinone oxidoreductase: MKAVVITRPGGPEVLEYREVPDPVAGPEDLLIRVRATALNRADLLQRMGGYPQPGPKPAFEIPGLEYAGEVIAVGERVEGFAVGDRVMGLLAGGGYAELVATHYRLAVKVPDVLSWEEAGATPEVFITAHDALLQCGLAAGERVLIHAAGSGVGVAATQIAKVMGASLVAGTAGSAEKLARAAELGLDLGINYREQDFAEEVLRATEGKGVDVILDVIGAEYWERNLRALAVKGRMVVVGLMGGTGASTNLGVLLQKRLQVRGTTLRARPMEEKAAATRAFEKSVLPHIASGRVKVVIDRVYALRDAAEAHAYMATNANFGKIVLVAE; this comes from the coding sequence ATGAAGGCAGTCGTGATCACGCGGCCGGGCGGGCCGGAGGTGCTGGAGTACCGCGAGGTGCCGGACCCGGTCGCGGGGCCGGAGGACCTGCTCATCCGGGTGCGGGCGACCGCGCTGAACCGGGCCGACCTGCTGCAGCGGATGGGCGGCTACCCGCAGCCGGGCCCGAAGCCGGCGTTCGAGATTCCCGGGCTGGAGTATGCGGGCGAGGTGATCGCGGTCGGTGAGCGGGTGGAGGGCTTCGCCGTTGGCGACCGGGTGATGGGGCTGCTGGCGGGCGGGGGCTACGCCGAGCTGGTGGCGACCCACTACCGGCTGGCGGTGAAAGTGCCCGACGTCCTCTCGTGGGAGGAGGCAGGCGCGACGCCGGAGGTGTTCATCACGGCGCACGACGCGCTGCTGCAGTGCGGGCTCGCGGCCGGGGAGCGGGTGCTCATCCATGCCGCGGGGAGCGGGGTGGGCGTGGCGGCGACCCAGATTGCGAAGGTGATGGGGGCCTCGCTGGTGGCCGGCACGGCGGGCAGCGCGGAGAAGCTGGCGCGCGCGGCGGAGCTGGGGCTCGACCTCGGGATCAACTACCGGGAGCAGGACTTCGCCGAGGAGGTGCTGCGGGCGACGGAAGGGAAGGGGGTGGATGTGATCCTCGATGTGATCGGCGCGGAGTACTGGGAGCGGAACCTGCGGGCGCTGGCCGTGAAGGGGCGCATGGTGGTCGTGGGGCTGATGGGCGGCACGGGGGCGAGCACGAACCTCGGGGTGCTCCTGCAGAAGCGGCTGCAGGTGCGGGGGACGACGCTGCGCGCCCGGCCGATGGAGGAGAAGGCGGCGGCCACCCGGGCGTTCGAGAAGAGCGTGCTCCCGCACATCGCAAGCGGGCGGGTGAAGGTGGTGATCGACCGGGTGTACGCGCTGCGGGATGCGGCGGAGGCGCACGCGTACATGGCGACGAACGCGAACTTCGGGAAGATCGTGCTGGTTGCGGAGTGA
- a CDS encoding FAD-dependent oxidoreductase, whose translation MSTAFIVEPERRVPVIAETDVLVVGGGAAGIAAAVAAARQGARAMLVERYGSLGGLATNGLIILLLTLDDGRGRQVVAGLCQEMVDRLTARGACIAPPREEWGSPDPALIEKYRRLGLVWGSGPHVVRYSAAYDPEEFRVEADRLVLEAGVDLRFHRWAVGVRKEGGRITHVIFESKAGREAVACGAVVDATGDADIAVLAGEPVERELVHPWLWFRTANVDEAAAEASPLRPTYYRTVHPGGYLHPWGAAERIGRAIDATNPDDLTYAEVECRRLARAELDRLRGQAAGFERAWLAGFAATLGITESRRLVGRHQLSREEMDCHLEDVVAVTGHWTKYGAVYEIPWRSLTAAGTANLAAAGRCISVDHRVHHATKEIPACFATGEAAGVGAALALERGCGLAEVEVSTLQARLRAAGAWLPGP comes from the coding sequence GTGAGCACAGCCTTCATCGTCGAGCCGGAGCGGCGGGTGCCGGTCATCGCCGAGACCGATGTGCTCGTCGTGGGCGGCGGAGCGGCGGGCATCGCCGCGGCGGTGGCGGCGGCACGGCAGGGCGCCCGGGCGATGCTCGTGGAGCGGTACGGTTCGCTCGGCGGGCTGGCGACGAACGGGCTGATCATCCTGCTGCTGACGCTGGACGACGGGCGGGGCCGCCAGGTGGTGGCGGGGCTGTGCCAGGAGATGGTCGACCGGCTGACGGCGCGGGGGGCGTGCATCGCGCCGCCGCGGGAGGAGTGGGGCTCGCCGGACCCGGCGCTCATCGAGAAGTACCGGCGGCTGGGGCTGGTGTGGGGGAGCGGGCCGCACGTGGTGCGCTACTCGGCCGCGTACGACCCGGAGGAGTTCCGGGTCGAGGCGGACCGGCTGGTGCTCGAGGCCGGGGTCGACCTCCGCTTCCACCGGTGGGCGGTGGGCGTGCGGAAGGAGGGCGGCAGGATTACGCACGTCATCTTCGAATCGAAGGCGGGGCGCGAGGCGGTGGCGTGCGGCGCGGTGGTCGATGCGACAGGCGATGCGGATATCGCCGTGCTGGCGGGCGAGCCGGTGGAGCGGGAGCTGGTGCACCCGTGGCTCTGGTTCCGGACGGCGAACGTGGACGAGGCGGCGGCGGAGGCATCGCCGCTGCGGCCGACGTACTACCGGACGGTGCACCCGGGCGGCTACCTCCACCCGTGGGGCGCGGCCGAGCGGATCGGCCGGGCGATCGACGCGACGAACCCGGATGACCTGACGTACGCCGAGGTGGAGTGCCGCAGGCTGGCCCGGGCGGAGCTGGACCGGCTGCGCGGGCAGGCTGCGGGCTTCGAGCGGGCGTGGCTGGCAGGGTTCGCGGCGACGCTGGGGATTACCGAGTCGCGGCGGCTGGTCGGGCGGCACCAGCTCAGCCGGGAGGAGATGGACTGCCACCTCGAGGACGTGGTGGCTGTCACGGGCCACTGGACGAAGTACGGCGCGGTGTACGAAATCCCCTGGCGGTCGCTGACGGCGGCGGGGACGGCGAACCTCGCGGCCGCCGGGCGGTGCATTTCGGTGGACCACCGGGTCCACCACGCGACGAAGGAGATCCCGGCGTGCTTCGCGACCGGCGAAGCGGCGGGGGTGGGCGCGGCGCTCGCGCTGGAGCGGGGGTGCGGGCTGGCGGAGGTGGAGGTGTCGACGCTGCAGGCGCGGCTGCGGGCTGCAGGGGCGTGGCTGCCGGGCCCGTAG
- a CDS encoding cyclase family protein, with product MPDHPLPTPDEVARYFDLCSNWGRWGPGDSAGTINLITAEKRRRAAALVRTGRAVSIAHPLNTVGGPGNWNPAQHWVRTGADFSVDYIGLLFHGYATTHIDALCHIFWQGQMYNGRPASEVTSLGARAGAVDAWKDGIVTRGVLLDIPRLRGTEYVTLDAPVRGWELEAAAEAQGTPLEPGDAVLVYSGRTAFYAANPGSTPGVQPSPGLHADTAPVLKRHDVALLGWDMMDARPSGYAIFDDPPRAGGPVHVLAIVFMGLPLLDNANLDPLARACREEGRWEFMLTVAPLNVRGGTGSPVNPIALF from the coding sequence ATGCCGGACCATCCCCTGCCCACGCCAGACGAGGTCGCCCGCTACTTCGACCTCTGTTCGAACTGGGGCCGCTGGGGCCCCGGCGACTCCGCCGGCACCATCAACCTCATTACCGCTGAAAAGCGCCGCCGGGCCGCCGCCCTCGTCCGCACCGGCCGGGCCGTCTCCATCGCCCACCCGCTCAACACCGTCGGCGGCCCCGGCAACTGGAACCCGGCCCAGCACTGGGTCCGCACCGGCGCCGACTTCTCCGTCGACTACATCGGCCTTCTCTTCCACGGCTACGCCACCACCCACATCGATGCCCTCTGCCACATCTTCTGGCAGGGCCAGATGTACAACGGCCGCCCGGCCAGCGAGGTCACCTCACTCGGCGCCCGCGCCGGCGCCGTCGATGCGTGGAAGGACGGCATCGTCACCCGCGGCGTCCTCCTCGATATCCCCCGCCTCCGCGGGACGGAGTACGTCACCCTCGATGCCCCCGTCCGCGGCTGGGAGCTCGAAGCCGCCGCCGAGGCCCAGGGCACCCCCCTCGAACCCGGCGACGCCGTCCTCGTCTACAGCGGCCGCACCGCCTTCTACGCCGCCAACCCCGGCAGCACGCCCGGCGTCCAGCCGTCGCCCGGCCTCCACGCCGACACGGCCCCCGTCCTGAAGCGGCACGACGTCGCCCTCCTCGGCTGGGACATGATGGACGCCCGCCCCAGCGGCTACGCCATCTTCGACGACCCGCCCCGCGCCGGCGGGCCCGTCCACGTCCTCGCCATCGTCTTCATGGGCCTCCCCCTGCTCGATAACGCCAACCTCGACCCCCTCGCCCGCGCCTGCCGCGAAGAGGGCCGCTGGGAGTTCATGCTCACCGTTGCCCCGCTCAACGTCCGCGGCGGCACCGGCTCACCCGTCAACCCCATCGCCCTGTTCTGA
- a CDS encoding alpha/beta hydrolase, with product MRTRTLAAAAAAASAAAFLAPGVLLSRMLHRAGFDPASDRLPAPFSVRITAIAPGRITLRRGPAGAPGAHLEPGRYLLEAARGRAFLGPVLESNGVVAIREFTPLDGDLRVGDFARLDPFAFPGDPREAHGIDFDEVDVPAPLGRFPAWYTPGRRETWAVMVHGKGANRRETLRLLPLLAEAGYPSLAITYRNDEGCPPAPHGRYTYGRDEYEELEAAVRFAIELGARRILLVGYSMGGAICLSFMERSNLASRTAGFILDAPMLDLRSTVAHGARQRRIPLWYLAVSNRIAARRYRFSWDDFDYRRTAMDLQVPVLLFHGDADPTVPVATSDALAAARPDIVRYVRVPGAGHVRAWNVDPEGYADAVRAFLAALE from the coding sequence ATGCGCACCCGCACCCTCGCGGCCGCCGCCGCAGCCGCCAGCGCCGCCGCCTTCCTCGCACCCGGCGTCCTCCTCTCCCGCATGCTCCACCGTGCCGGCTTCGACCCAGCGTCCGACCGGCTCCCCGCTCCGTTCAGCGTCCGCATCACCGCCATCGCCCCCGGCCGCATCACCCTCCGCCGGGGGCCGGCCGGCGCACCCGGAGCCCATCTCGAACCCGGCCGCTACCTCCTCGAAGCCGCCCGCGGCCGCGCCTTCCTCGGCCCCGTGCTCGAATCCAACGGCGTCGTCGCCATCCGCGAATTCACCCCCCTCGATGGCGACCTCCGCGTCGGCGATTTCGCCCGCCTCGACCCCTTCGCCTTCCCCGGCGACCCCCGCGAAGCCCACGGCATCGACTTCGACGAGGTCGACGTGCCCGCCCCCCTCGGCCGCTTCCCCGCGTGGTACACCCCCGGCCGGCGCGAAACCTGGGCCGTCATGGTCCACGGCAAGGGCGCCAACCGTCGCGAGACCCTCCGCCTGCTCCCCCTCCTCGCCGAGGCCGGCTACCCCTCCCTCGCCATCACCTACCGCAACGACGAAGGCTGCCCGCCCGCGCCGCACGGCCGTTACACCTACGGCCGCGACGAATACGAAGAGCTCGAAGCCGCCGTCCGCTTCGCCATCGAACTCGGCGCCCGCCGCATCCTCCTCGTCGGCTACTCCATGGGCGGCGCCATCTGCCTCTCCTTCATGGAGCGCTCCAACCTCGCCTCCCGCACCGCCGGCTTCATCCTCGATGCCCCCATGCTCGACCTCCGCAGCACCGTCGCCCACGGCGCCCGCCAGCGCCGCATCCCCCTCTGGTACCTCGCCGTCTCCAACCGCATCGCCGCCCGCCGCTACCGGTTCAGCTGGGACGACTTCGACTACCGCCGCACCGCCATGGACCTCCAGGTCCCGGTCCTCCTCTTCCACGGCGACGCCGACCCGACCGTCCCCGTCGCAACGAGCGACGCCCTCGCCGCCGCCCGCCCGGATATCGTCCGGTACGTCCGCGTCCCCGGCGCCGGCCACGTCCGCGCCTGGAACGTCGACCCCGAGGGCTACGCCGATGCCGTCCGCGCCTTCCTCGCCGCCCTCGAATAG
- a CDS encoding cytochrome d ubiquinol oxidase subunit II codes for MSPELAAAGVALAAVMLYAMFGGADFGGGIWSLLAWGPRKQEQRLALEKAIGPVWETNHVWLILLVVTLFVVFPTAYAVIFEALYVPLFIALLGIVARGAAFAFRHYGQRESRLARQSLQWFSWASVATPFTFGLVIGAVTGGHIKVDGSRVLSGPFAGWLGPFALMCGLIGLLTCAFLAAAYMVPRTEGALQEDFRRRAIAASLALGVATTVAIPVAAADADAFASHLDDARVVAAMAATALLGLAALWALWTRRARLAPPLAAATVAGVVGAWGLAQHPYLLANALTYREAAAERITVVSFLVALPIGSLILVPSLWLLYWTFSRDTLRGEEIAH; via the coding sequence GTGTCGCCTGAACTGGCAGCGGCGGGCGTGGCGCTCGCGGCGGTGATGCTGTACGCGATGTTCGGCGGGGCCGATTTCGGCGGCGGGATCTGGTCGCTGCTGGCGTGGGGGCCGCGGAAGCAGGAGCAGCGGCTGGCGCTGGAGAAGGCGATCGGGCCAGTGTGGGAGACGAACCACGTGTGGCTGATCCTGCTGGTGGTGACGCTGTTCGTGGTGTTCCCGACGGCCTATGCGGTGATTTTCGAGGCGCTGTACGTGCCGCTGTTCATCGCGCTGCTGGGCATTGTGGCGCGGGGCGCGGCCTTCGCCTTCCGGCACTACGGGCAGCGGGAGAGCCGGCTGGCGCGGCAGTCGCTCCAGTGGTTCTCATGGGCGAGCGTGGCGACGCCGTTCACCTTCGGGCTGGTGATCGGTGCGGTAACGGGCGGGCACATCAAGGTGGATGGCTCACGGGTGCTCTCCGGGCCGTTTGCGGGGTGGCTGGGGCCGTTCGCGTTGATGTGCGGGCTGATCGGGCTGCTGACCTGCGCGTTCCTTGCGGCGGCGTACATGGTGCCGCGGACGGAGGGGGCCCTGCAGGAGGACTTCCGACGGCGGGCGATTGCGGCGTCGCTGGCGCTCGGCGTTGCCACGACGGTGGCGATTCCCGTGGCGGCTGCCGATGCCGACGCCTTCGCAAGTCACCTGGACGATGCGCGGGTGGTTGCTGCGATGGCGGCGACGGCGCTGCTCGGGCTGGCTGCGCTCTGGGCGCTCTGGACGCGGCGGGCCCGGCTGGCGCCGCCGCTGGCCGCGGCGACGGTGGCGGGGGTGGTGGGCGCCTGGGGGCTGGCGCAGCACCCCTACCTGCTGGCGAACGCGCTGACCTACCGGGAGGCCGCAGCGGAGCGGATCACGGTGGTGTCGTTCCTGGTGGCGCTGCCGATCGGGTCGCTCATCCTGGTGCCGTCGCTCTGGCTGCTCTACTGGACGTTCTCGCGGGATACGCTCCGGGGCGAGGAGATTGCGCACTAG
- a CDS encoding cytochrome ubiquinol oxidase subunit I, translated as MEFDTLLSARALMGLSLVFHTFFTPLGIGLPLLLFIAEGLALKTGDQRYRQLARAWTPVVGLLFAVGAVSGTVLSFELGLLWPRFMEYAGGIIGMPFSLEGFAFFTEAIFLAIYIYGWNRMSAFAHWLVTIPIVISSAISAVFVISANAWMNTPEGFRVVDGQVVDVNPWDAMFNAAWLHEAIHGTLASYVVTGFSVAAVYAWLLWRKKPAVNARLGLQLAMAVAAVSIPLQIVAGDFAARRVAELQPVKFAAMEGQYETERGAPLRIGGIPVDGETRFAIEIPKLLSYLGYRDFNAEVVGLNAVPKEDRPNELLTHLSFQVMVGAGFALLFIGGWYWWAWWRRRRAEPGWLPGRWLSWALAASGFLSFAALQAGWFVTEFGRQPWVVYGYLRTSEGVTERDGILVFFVLFTLLYVVISAALIVALLKWPHGPKQPARLPGAAGKEAEGVA; from the coding sequence GTGGAGTTCGACACGCTGCTTTCTGCGCGGGCCCTGATGGGGCTGTCGCTCGTCTTCCACACCTTCTTCACCCCGCTCGGGATCGGCCTGCCGCTGCTGCTGTTCATCGCGGAGGGGCTGGCACTGAAGACCGGCGACCAGCGGTACCGGCAGCTGGCGCGGGCATGGACGCCGGTGGTGGGGCTGCTGTTCGCGGTCGGCGCAGTTTCGGGGACGGTGCTGTCGTTCGAACTGGGGCTGCTCTGGCCGCGGTTCATGGAGTACGCGGGCGGGATCATCGGGATGCCATTCTCGCTCGAGGGGTTCGCGTTCTTCACGGAGGCGATTTTCCTCGCGATCTACATCTACGGCTGGAACCGGATGTCGGCGTTCGCGCACTGGCTGGTGACGATTCCGATTGTCATCAGCTCGGCGATTTCGGCGGTGTTCGTGATCTCGGCGAACGCGTGGATGAACACGCCGGAGGGGTTCCGGGTGGTCGACGGGCAGGTCGTGGACGTGAACCCGTGGGATGCGATGTTCAACGCGGCGTGGCTGCACGAGGCGATCCACGGGACGCTGGCCTCGTACGTGGTGACGGGCTTCTCGGTGGCGGCGGTGTACGCGTGGCTGCTCTGGCGGAAGAAGCCGGCGGTGAACGCGCGGCTCGGGCTGCAGCTGGCGATGGCCGTGGCAGCGGTGTCGATCCCGCTGCAGATTGTGGCGGGGGATTTCGCCGCGCGGCGGGTGGCGGAGCTCCAGCCGGTGAAGTTCGCGGCGATGGAGGGGCAGTACGAAACGGAGCGGGGCGCGCCGCTGCGCATCGGCGGCATCCCGGTAGACGGGGAGACCAGGTTCGCCATCGAAATCCCGAAGCTGCTGAGCTACCTGGGCTATCGGGACTTCAACGCTGAGGTGGTGGGCCTGAATGCTGTGCCGAAGGAGGACCGGCCTAACGAGCTGCTGACGCACCTGTCGTTCCAGGTGATGGTGGGTGCGGGGTTTGCGCTGCTGTTCATCGGCGGGTGGTACTGGTGGGCGTGGTGGCGGCGGCGGAGGGCGGAGCCGGGCTGGCTGCCGGGACGGTGGCTTTCGTGGGCGCTGGCGGCGAGCGGGTTCCTCTCGTTCGCGGCGCTCCAGGCCGGGTGGTTCGTGACCGAGTTCGGGCGGCAGCCGTGGGTGGTGTACGGGTATCTGCGCACCTCGGAGGGGGTGACCGAGCGGGATGGCATCCTCGTCTTCTTCGTGCTGTTTACGCTGCTCTATGTCGTGATTTCGGCTGCGCTGATCGTGGCCCTGCTGAAGTGGCCGCACGGGCCGAAGCAGCCGGCGCGGCTGCCGGGTGCGGCCGGGAAGGAGGCCGAAGGTGTCGCCTGA